One Mercurialis annua linkage group LG3, ddMerAnnu1.2, whole genome shotgun sequence DNA window includes the following coding sequences:
- the LOC126673263 gene encoding protein STRUBBELIG-RECEPTOR FAMILY 5 isoform X1 — protein sequence MIFCGRMHQSLVGLFLVSLGILGSLAHSKTNSQDVSALNVMFTGLNSPSTLSGWKSSGGDPCGGSWEGITCSGSSVTQIKLSGLGLTGSMGYQLSNLKSVTYFDMSKNNLKNDIPYQLPPNIVHLDLSNNGFSGNVPYSISQMTDLNYVDLGHNKLNGQLSDMFQKLTKLKSLDLSYNSLTGNLPQSFASLSSLSELRLQNNQLTGPINVLAGLPLDTLNVENNDFSGWVPDELEGIANIDTGGNSWSSGSAPPPPPGAKAITAKRKNQDKGGKGGMSGLSIGLIVLASVVVVVLLITLFSTRKSTPPSHFLDEERASHRRAFTPLASQELTNDYHGAMRKEFRESESFDSIKIDVKTMQKSPSIGYNPPHSDFSQSLNDNEFASRLNSRRSSSFHAVSYPLADLQTATGNFAMGRLLGEGTIGRVYRAKYPDGKVLAVKKIDSSLFQSGRQEDFTDIVASISKVHHPNIAELVGSCSELGHNMLIYEYFRNGSLHDFLHMSDDYSKPLTWNTRVRIALGTARAVEYLHEVCSPSFVHKNIKSSNILLDLELNPRLSDYGLANFHNRLSQNLGVGYSAPECTIPSGYTLKSDIYSFGVVMLELLTGRMPFDTSKPRSEQCLARWATPQLHDIDALAKMVDPALRGLYPTKSLSRFADIIALCVQSEPEFRPPMSEVVQALVRLVQRSSMNLRDDLTASRRTDDSEY from the exons ATGATTTTCTGCGGGAGAATGCACCAGAGTCTTGTCGGGTTGTTCCTCGTCTCTCTCGGGATTCTAGGTTCCCTTGCCCATTCAAAGACCAATTCTCAGGATG TTTCTGCTCTCAATGTAATGTTTACCGGCTTAAATTCTCCGTCTACACTCAGCGGCTGGAAATCAAGTGGCGGTGACCCTTGCGGTGGTTCTTGGGAAGGGATTACTTGCTCAGGCTCATCCGTGACTCAAAT AAAGTTATCTGGCCTTGGACTAACCGGCTCAATGGGGTATCAGTTGTCAAACTTGAAATCTGTCACCTACTT TGATATGAGCAAGAACAACCTCAAAAATGACATACCGTATCAGCTTCCTCCTAATATAGTTCACTT AGATCTTTCTAACAACGGCTTCAGCGGAAATGTACCTTACTCAATATCGCAGATGACTGACCTTAATTACGT AGATCTTGGACATAATAAACTAAATGGACAGTTGAGTGACATGTTTCAAAAACTCACAAAACTCAAATCACT GGATTTATCCTACAACTCTTTAACTGGCAATTTGCCGCAGAGTTTTGCATCTCTTTCAAGCCTCAGCGAATT GCGTTTGCAAAATAATCAACTCACTGGTCCCATAAATGTCCTTGCGGGCCTTCCCCTTGATACTCT AAATGTCGAAAACAACGATTTCTCTGGATGGGTCCCTGATGAGCTGGAAGGCATTGCGAACATAGA TACCGGAGGGAATTCTTGGTCATCGGGATCagctcctcctcctccaccTGGTGCAAAAGCTATTACAGCAAAACGTAAGAACCAGGACAAAGGTGGGAAGGGTGGCATGAGTGGGTTGTCTATAGGTCTAATAGTTTTGGCTTCTGTGGTGGTAGTTGTGCTCCTGATTACTCTATTTTCAACCAGAAAATCAACTCCACCTTCACATTTTCTTGATGAAGAGAGGGCTAGCCATCGTAGAGCATTTACTCCCCTTGCATCTCAGGAATTGACCAATGACTATCATGGTGCTATGCGCAAAGAATTTAGAG AATCTGAGTCATTTGATTCAATCAAGATTGATGTCAAGACAATGCAAAAATCTCCTTCGATCGGTTACAATCCTCCACATTCTGACTTTTCACAATCACTAAATGACAATGAATTTGCAAGCCGTCTGAATTCCAGAAGAAGCTCCTCCTTTCATGCTGTATCTTATCCTTTGGCAGACTTGCAGACAGCTACTGGTAATTTTGCAATGGGCCGTCTTCTTGGGGAGGGAACAATTGGTCGTGTTTATAGGGCCAAATATCCTGATGGGAAG GTTTTAGCTGTGAAAAAGATTGATTCATCGCTTTTTCAAAGTGGGAGACAAGAAGACTTTACAGACATTGTTGCCAGCATCTCAAAAGTTCACCATCCGAATATTGCAGAACTTGTTGGTTCTTGTTCAGAACTAGGTCACAACATGTTAATATATGAGTATTTCCGGAACGGCTCACTTCACGACTTCCTTCACATGTCAGATGACTACAGCAAGCCACTAACATGGAACACCAGAGTCAGAATTGCATTAGGCACAGCCCGGGCTGTAGA GTACCTCCATGAAGTTTGTTCTCCATCTTTTGTCCACAAGAATATCAAGTCATCGAATATATTGCTCGACCTTGAGCTCAATCCTCGTCTTTCAGACTATGGCTTGGCAAATTTTCATAAT CGCTTAAGCCAAAACCTCGGTGTAGGATACAGTGCGCCGGAGTGTACAATTCCTTCAGGATATACTCTAAAGAGTGACATTTACAGCTTTGGAGTGGTTATGCTGGAGTTACTGACTGGTCGAATGCCTTTTGATAC CTCAAAACCAAGATCAGAACAATGCTTAGCTCGTTGGGCTACTCCACAACTTCATGACATAGATGCATTAGCAAAAATGGTGGATCCCGCATTACGTGGACTATACCCTACCAAGTCGCTCTCTCGATTTGCTGATATCATTGCCCTCTGTGTACAG TCGGAGCCAGAATTCCGGCCGCCAATGTCAGAGGTGGTGCAAGCATTGGTCCGCTTAGTCCAACGTTCTAGTATGAACTTGAGAGATGATCTTACAGCTTCTCGGCGGACAGACGACTCGGAATACTAG
- the LOC126673263 gene encoding protein STRUBBELIG-RECEPTOR FAMILY 5 isoform X2 has translation MSKNNLKNDIPYQLPPNIVHLDLSNNGFSGNVPYSISQMTDLNYVDLGHNKLNGQLSDMFQKLTKLKSLDLSYNSLTGNLPQSFASLSSLSELRLQNNQLTGPINVLAGLPLDTLNVENNDFSGWVPDELEGIANIDTGGNSWSSGSAPPPPPGAKAITAKRKNQDKGGKGGMSGLSIGLIVLASVVVVVLLITLFSTRKSTPPSHFLDEERASHRRAFTPLASQELTNDYHGAMRKEFRESESFDSIKIDVKTMQKSPSIGYNPPHSDFSQSLNDNEFASRLNSRRSSSFHAVSYPLADLQTATGNFAMGRLLGEGTIGRVYRAKYPDGKVLAVKKIDSSLFQSGRQEDFTDIVASISKVHHPNIAELVGSCSELGHNMLIYEYFRNGSLHDFLHMSDDYSKPLTWNTRVRIALGTARAVEYLHEVCSPSFVHKNIKSSNILLDLELNPRLSDYGLANFHNRLSQNLGVGYSAPECTIPSGYTLKSDIYSFGVVMLELLTGRMPFDTSKPRSEQCLARWATPQLHDIDALAKMVDPALRGLYPTKSLSRFADIIALCVQSEPEFRPPMSEVVQALVRLVQRSSMNLRDDLTASRRTDDSEY, from the exons ATGAGCAAGAACAACCTCAAAAATGACATACCGTATCAGCTTCCTCCTAATATAGTTCACTT AGATCTTTCTAACAACGGCTTCAGCGGAAATGTACCTTACTCAATATCGCAGATGACTGACCTTAATTACGT AGATCTTGGACATAATAAACTAAATGGACAGTTGAGTGACATGTTTCAAAAACTCACAAAACTCAAATCACT GGATTTATCCTACAACTCTTTAACTGGCAATTTGCCGCAGAGTTTTGCATCTCTTTCAAGCCTCAGCGAATT GCGTTTGCAAAATAATCAACTCACTGGTCCCATAAATGTCCTTGCGGGCCTTCCCCTTGATACTCT AAATGTCGAAAACAACGATTTCTCTGGATGGGTCCCTGATGAGCTGGAAGGCATTGCGAACATAGA TACCGGAGGGAATTCTTGGTCATCGGGATCagctcctcctcctccaccTGGTGCAAAAGCTATTACAGCAAAACGTAAGAACCAGGACAAAGGTGGGAAGGGTGGCATGAGTGGGTTGTCTATAGGTCTAATAGTTTTGGCTTCTGTGGTGGTAGTTGTGCTCCTGATTACTCTATTTTCAACCAGAAAATCAACTCCACCTTCACATTTTCTTGATGAAGAGAGGGCTAGCCATCGTAGAGCATTTACTCCCCTTGCATCTCAGGAATTGACCAATGACTATCATGGTGCTATGCGCAAAGAATTTAGAG AATCTGAGTCATTTGATTCAATCAAGATTGATGTCAAGACAATGCAAAAATCTCCTTCGATCGGTTACAATCCTCCACATTCTGACTTTTCACAATCACTAAATGACAATGAATTTGCAAGCCGTCTGAATTCCAGAAGAAGCTCCTCCTTTCATGCTGTATCTTATCCTTTGGCAGACTTGCAGACAGCTACTGGTAATTTTGCAATGGGCCGTCTTCTTGGGGAGGGAACAATTGGTCGTGTTTATAGGGCCAAATATCCTGATGGGAAG GTTTTAGCTGTGAAAAAGATTGATTCATCGCTTTTTCAAAGTGGGAGACAAGAAGACTTTACAGACATTGTTGCCAGCATCTCAAAAGTTCACCATCCGAATATTGCAGAACTTGTTGGTTCTTGTTCAGAACTAGGTCACAACATGTTAATATATGAGTATTTCCGGAACGGCTCACTTCACGACTTCCTTCACATGTCAGATGACTACAGCAAGCCACTAACATGGAACACCAGAGTCAGAATTGCATTAGGCACAGCCCGGGCTGTAGA GTACCTCCATGAAGTTTGTTCTCCATCTTTTGTCCACAAGAATATCAAGTCATCGAATATATTGCTCGACCTTGAGCTCAATCCTCGTCTTTCAGACTATGGCTTGGCAAATTTTCATAAT CGCTTAAGCCAAAACCTCGGTGTAGGATACAGTGCGCCGGAGTGTACAATTCCTTCAGGATATACTCTAAAGAGTGACATTTACAGCTTTGGAGTGGTTATGCTGGAGTTACTGACTGGTCGAATGCCTTTTGATAC CTCAAAACCAAGATCAGAACAATGCTTAGCTCGTTGGGCTACTCCACAACTTCATGACATAGATGCATTAGCAAAAATGGTGGATCCCGCATTACGTGGACTATACCCTACCAAGTCGCTCTCTCGATTTGCTGATATCATTGCCCTCTGTGTACAG TCGGAGCCAGAATTCCGGCCGCCAATGTCAGAGGTGGTGCAAGCATTGGTCCGCTTAGTCCAACGTTCTAGTATGAACTTGAGAGATGATCTTACAGCTTCTCGGCGGACAGACGACTCGGAATACTAG
- the LOC126673265 gene encoding uncharacterized protein LOC126673265 has protein sequence MDFNLAEQEQQLGFRYGYGWFTLFSLFFIFVFHYSFSSRRRNSKETPVQESSRAVSESDSSSASQFGISDLVSDADLEFLIRNLGDRKNPDEKWENVIHKTNDHLSYSASCLKPKDAPIKYLSTTVFENCSPELLKDFYMDSDYRLQWDNTLLHHHQLQLHPSSGIEVGRTIKKFPFLTPREYVLAWRLWQTSHPHTFYCFIKDCEHPLAPRQKKYVRVGSYRSGWRIRKVPGRNACEITMYHQEDAGLNVEMAKLAFAKGIWSYICKMDNALRKYIATTRPQVGPALTAVSLIQKVPLELEPNVVVDIPTTSMDEPLTDKTKEKKLSRRPSKKVLANGLLLLGGLICLSRGHSSLGAKVALGYFLTKLRKRDASPGQSREG, from the exons ATGGATTTTAATTTGGCGGAACAAGAACAGCAGCTAGGTTTCCGATATGGATATGGATGGTTCACTCTGTTTTCtctcttcttcatttttgttttcCACTACTCCTTCTCTAGTCGCCGGCGTAATAGTAAGGAGACGCCGGTTCAGGAATCTAGTCGTGCTGTTTCTGAATCTGATTCTTCTTCCGCATCTCAATTTgg AATCTCAGACCTTGTTTCGGATGCGGATTTGGAGTTTTTGATCAGAAATTTGGGTGATCGGAAGAATCCCGATGAGAAATGGGAAAACGTCATTCATAAAACAAATGACCATCTCTCCTACTCTGCTTCTTGCCTTAAACCTAAG GATGCTCCCATTAAATACTTGAGTACCACTGTTTTTGAGAATTGCTCCCCTGAGTTGCTCAAGGATTTCTACATGGACTCTGATTATAGACTGCAGTGGGATAATACCTTGCTCCACCACCACCAACTCCAACTCCATCCCTCTTCTGGAATCGAAGTTGGCCGCACTATCAAGAAATTTCCTTTCCTAACTCCTCGCGAATATGTCCTTGCTTGGAGACTATGGCAAACCAGTCATCCTCATACTTTCTACTGTTTTATTAAG GATTGCGAGCATCCTTTAGCACCTCGTCAGAAAAAGTATGTAAGAGTGGGCTCCTATAGATCTGGCTGGAGAATCAGGAAAG TTCCTGGTAGAAATGCCTGTGAGATAACAATGTATCACCAAGAAGATGCTGGTTTAAATGTGGAGATGGCAAAGTTGGCTTTTGCTAAAGGCATCTGGAGTTATATATGTAAGATGGATAATGCACTTCGCAAATACATTGCAACAACTCGTCCTCAAGTGGGTCCTGCTTTAACTGCAGTGTCTCTAATCCAGAAG gTTCCACTGGAATTAGAACCGAATGTTGTTGTAGATATTCCTACGACTTCTATGGATGAACCGCTTACTGATAAAACCAAAGAGAAGAAACTCAGTAGAAGGCCATCAAAGAAAGTGTTAGCAAATGGTTTGCTCCTTCTTGGGGGACTCATCTGCCTCTCACGTGGACACTCGAGTCTAGGTGCTAAAGTTGCTTTGGGATACTTCTTGACAAAGCTGAGAAAACGTGATGCTTCTCCAGGCCAAAGCCGAGAAGGGTGA